The Methanosarcina barkeri MS DNA window TCCTGGGTCTTCACTCCACCAAATTTGGGAAGTAAACCTCAGTAACCTTTCACACGTCATCGATTTTGCCAATAACTTATTCTCTTAGTGACTCCTGGTCTGGAAGTTGCTTCATCGATTCCTCAATACAATATCCAGTATCTAAACCCCATATCTAAATCTAGTATCTAAACCCCATATCTAAATCTAGTATCTAAACCCCATATCTAAATCTAGTATCTAAACCCAGTATCTAAACCGAATAAAGTATAATTTTTGTTGAACTTCCGTGTTTGATATTATCTTTATGCGGCAACTAAGCTGGTTAAGAGAAACTCTTTCTAATGCAATGTTCTTGAGTCACTCTTTAATATATAATTACAATTTTATAAATGTATGCAATTTATGTGAAAATAAAGCTCTGTAACAATAAGGTTTATCCGCTATAAAAAAACATTATCGATTGGGGGAATTTTATGGAAACAATGGACGCAATTTTAACCCGAAGAAGTATCCGAAAGTATTTGCCAGACCCGGTAAAACGGGATGTGATTGAGAATGTTTTAAAAGCCGGAATGAATGCACCATCCGCAGGAGATGAACAGCCCTGGCATTTCATTGCAATTGATCAACATGACCTGCTTGAGAAAATCTCAGAGGTACATCCATATGCAAAGATGCTTAAGGGTACTCCAGCTGCAGTGCTTGTCTGCGTGGATCAGCACGCTCCAAAATTTAACGATTTCTGGATTCAAGACTGTTCGGCTGCAAGTCAAAATATGCTGCTTGCCGCCCACGATTTAGGGCTTGGTGCTGTCTGGATTGGGGTTTATCCTGTTGAAACGATGATTCAGGAACTAAGGAATTTGTTAAATATTCCGGCGCATGTAGCTCCGTTTTCGATTATTGCTATGGGTTATCCGGCAGAGGAAAAATCAGGCAGGATGAGGTATGATACTTCCAGAATCCATAGTAATTCCTGGTAAAATTTCTCGAACCCGAGTCCGAGTCCAGAATAATGCCTTATTTCAATCAGGCAGCCTTCTACATAAGTTCCCGGAGGAAGGTGTGTTACTGAGAAGTATGATTTATACTGTTATTATTTTCACTGAAGCTTTCCTTTACTTTTTATTATTTATAGTTAAACTTTTTAATATTTGTCTCAGATATTCTTTTGGAAATGTTGTCCAATTAAAGAGCAACTAAGTGTAAACTCAAGCAGTGATGTAAATTAAGTGCAAACTCAGGCAGTAATGTAAATTAAATTAAAAGTAAGCAGTAATCTAAATTAAATGCAAAATTGAGCAATAGTGCACAGAGGGCTGGTTTATGGAAAAGAAGCTGACATTAAGTCTTATTTTACTTATAATTATTTTTGCTGCACTGCCTTACTCAGCAGGAGCTGCCAATGAAAATTTTCTTAAATATACGAGTTCAGGAAATGCTTTTGGAGCTGGTGAAGTTCTTCAGATCGACCAGGACATTCAGGGAGACCTGGTGCTTGCTGGGTCCCAAATTGAAGTAAATGGAAACACAGGAGGTAATTTCCTGGGTG harbors:
- a CDS encoding nitroreductase family protein yields the protein METMDAILTRRSIRKYLPDPVKRDVIENVLKAGMNAPSAGDEQPWHFIAIDQHDLLEKISEVHPYAKMLKGTPAAVLVCVDQHAPKFNDFWIQDCSAASQNMLLAAHDLGLGAVWIGVYPVETMIQELRNLLNIPAHVAPFSIIAMGYPAEEKSGRMRYDTSRIHSNSW